The Thalassotalea sp. LPB0316 nucleotide sequence CTTCATTGAGGTGCCAAGCATTGCTTGACGCGATGCCCCCGTAATCTTTTGGTACGCCTTGTTAACGTCGACGGTGATAAATTGACGATCGTAGATGATTACCGCATCTGATATGTTTTCAATACACTTGGCAAAGAGTTTCAGGCGTTCTTCTGCCGTTTTAATGTGGCTAATATCTTTTAATGTGCCCGTCATACGGGTTGGTTCATTATTTTTATCACGCTCAACTATCTTGCCTCTATCGAGGATCCACATCCATTTGTCGTTTTTCCCTTTGACTCGATAGGTTGCCTCAAAGTGTGTTGAGTCGTCGGCAAAATGCTCGTTAAGCGCATCTCTAACTCGCGGAATGTCTTGCGGGTGGATGTTTGTTTGGTCGGTCCCTAAGTTGCGTCGTCCATCTTGTGGAAAGTCTAATATTCCCCAAATATTCGAGCGATAAATTTTTCCTGTTGATATATTCCAGTCCCACATTTCATCGCCACTACCCCATAAAGAGATCTTTAATCGTTCTTCACTTTTTTTAATTTGTAAGTTGTATTGACGCTTGTAGCGAGCTTGCTGAATAAAGTAAGCAACAATGGCCATTGCCATAATCACATATACAAATATTGCTTTAGCTGATAACCACCATGGGGGAAGGATATTTAACTTTATGGAGTTAAATTGTCTAATTTCAGGGTGATATTTATCAAAAGCTTCAACTTTAAATGTGTATAAACCAGCACTTAAGTTTGTATAAGTTGCTCGTTTATTTGTTCGATCTGTCTCTATCCATTCTTCGTCAAGTCCTTCCAATTTGTATCTGTAAACTAACTGCTCTATCAGAGGGGCGTTTGGTGAAACAAACTCAAAAGTAAAGGGGGAATCTTTGTGGTTTAAAGTGAAGATATCTGTTTCACTTAACTGAAACTTTAAAATAGAGTTTGGTTTATTCGATGGCTTAATGTTTTTATTCAACACCCGCAAATTACTTAGAATAGGCTGTTTTATCTCCTGTTTAATCGATAAACCTAAGTCTGTATCCACTTTGTGGATTCCATTTAGCCCACCATAGTAAAACTGTTGGTCTGACGAGATGATGGCTGACGAGTACATTGCTTCATTTGTTTGCAACTTATAATCGGTATAAAAATTAAATATCTTACCATTAGCAGGGTGTAATATACTTACTCCTTTAGTTGTAGTTACCCAAGCATTATCTTTGTTGTCTAATACTAGGGAACTTATCATGTTATTGATCAAGCCAGTTTGAGTATTAAACTCAATACTTTGGCCATCTGTATGGATCAAAAGAACGCCAGTATCTGATGAAGTAAGCCAGATATGGCTATTACCAATAACGATTTTTTCGTAATCAGAGAGGGCGTTTGAAACCTTTGTGTTTAATGTTATCTCTTCAGGCACACTGCCTTTTACAGGTAGGGTATAGATCGCATTGTTATTTAGAACCCAAAGTCTATTCTCACTGTAATAAATGGACTTGCCCACAACAGGGTCTTGATAATAAATAGGCTCTTCTGTATCTAGGCTTATTGCGTTTAAGGTGTTTTCATTATCTAAATACCAAATGACTTCGTCATTCACCGCAATTTGGCTAGATGTTAAGTACGATGGTTGAACATTTATTTTTCCAAGCGATTTGTAAGAAAAGTTATTGGAATTGACTTTGAATAGTTCGCTTTGGTAGGTGACTGCTATAAAAAAATTGTCATCTACTCGTTTTAAAGTATTTATCTCAGATGCAAACGGTACATCTATTTTAGACACTCTATCACCTATTAGCCTATTCAAGCCCTCTGATTCAGAACTCAATAAAATCGAACCATCGGGTAGCTCAAGTAATTTCTCAATAGATGCCCCCCCTTCACTAAGACCAATCGGAACGTGTTCGAATAAAGCGTACATTGGACTAAACACTGAAAGGCCTTTGTATGTGCCAACATACATTTTACCTAAGCTACTTTTTAATACTTTCCTTGTGTTGTTGCTTGATAATGAGGAATTAACAGCAGAGGAACTTTGTAAACTCAATGACTGTGTATTGGCATTGAAGATTAATAATCCGTCAGCACTTGCAAGCCACAATGTGTTTTCGTCATATACAGATATTGATCGGATAGGAAAACCTGAGTTCAGTCGGTTTACTTCTGAGATTGGAGTCAAAACGGTTAACGCATTATTTAATTTAAATACACCTAAGTTTGTGGCTAACCAGTAGTGTTCATCAAAATATTTTATATCGAATAAACTATCTGCATTGAGATGAATACCATATTTATTCGAGTTATCATTCAGTGAAAAAGTAAAAGATAAGCTTTCATTCGAGATGAAAATTCCATTTCCATATGTACCAAACCAGTAATTACCTTTGTGGTCTTGGTATATGTTGATGACTTCTTTAAGTTTGTGCTCGAAACCTCTAATTCTTATTTTTCTGAAGTCATTATTCTCTTTGTCGTACTTGTGAATACCTTCAAGTGTAGACACCCAAATCTCGCCGTTGTTATCTTGATATATATCCCAAACTTCACTATCGATAAGCGAACTGGGTTCATCTTTTATATGATAGTAATTATCAAAGTTGTCGAATTTTCTGTTGTATCTACTTAATCCATTGCCAGTACCAACCCAAAGCGTATTAGTTTTATCAACTAATATTGTTCTAATAAGGTTATCGGCTATCGAATTTGGGTTGTTTTTGTCTTTTTTATAGACGTGAAAATTTTCACCATCGAATCTATTCAAGCCTTCTTCTGTTGCTAACCAGATAAAACCTTGTTGATCTTCAACGATATCTATTATTGTACTTTGTGAGAGTCCATGCTCAGTTAAAAAGCGATCAAACTTCAACTCTTGGGAAAATGTAGAGGCAAAACTCAGGGGTGATAAAACGAGTAACAACGAAAGTTGCAACAAAAAAACGAAACTCAAATTGTTTCTAAAACGGGAAAACAGCACTAATACTACCTTGCTAAACAACAGGAAATTGCAACATCACATCATTGTTATTTTTTTGTAAATGTATATGCCATTAAATGTGATGCGTCGACCTAAGTCAATAAAAATGGCCGATATTATCTTATCGGCCACCTAAAACTTTATTTTACCTGTTTTTTGGAGTTTTTTGCTAACTTCTTGTAAGTCTCTGTCAGTGTTAGATAATACTGATAAATCGAGGTCTTTTGCGGTCATCAAACAGATGTGATCTGCGGCAATGTTTTGTCCTGATTCATCGAGTAAACGTTCACTGACAAAGGCTTTTATTTCATCAAGTTCCATATTACTGATAGCATTTATCAGTTTTGCTTTATTGTTAAACTCGGTATCGTGGCTAGTGATTGAGCCCCAAAAGCGCTGACTTTTAATCCGCAGCGTTGCATCTTTTTCGAGTAACTGACCAGCTAGCCCTGAACGCAAAGCGTACCATTCTTGTTCCGTCAATTGGCTAATTAAACTGTTACTGGTGCTAACAAATTGCTCAATCGCTTCGAGTAATTTTATCGAGTTGGTATGCGGTGATTGAATATATAGCGCCATGCCGGGGTAATAACCCGTGGGTACGTAACCTACGCCTACGAGGTAGCCGAATTGCTTTTCAGTGCGCATTTGTTCAAAAAAGTGCGGTGACAACAACTGACTGACGATCATCGCATAGGCCATGGTCGTCACCGATTTGTCGGCAAAATTGAAGTAAACAATCGTTGCATGATCGTGCTCGTGCAACGTCAAGAAGTGGGTTAAGGTTCCAGCTCCTTGAGTATCAATAACTGGAATTTCTTGTTGCGCGTTATCATGTGTAGAACCATTAAACGCTGTTTTAACAACTGTTGTTATCTCTTCGGCGTGTGAGCGTTGCCAGTTGCCGTGAATAAATAATTCAAGATAGATTTTTTCAAACAAGCGTAGATAGAATTGTTGAAAGTGCTCAAAGGCAACGTTTTCTAAAGCCTTAATATAGGCTTCAGCATCTAGTTTTTGTGGTTGTAACAAGCTGCTGACAGCTGAAAATAGTTGCGATATTGATTTACTATCCTGCGTGTTTTTAATGTGTTTAATTAACTGTTGCTTGAACAAATTAAACTTGTCTTGGCAAAACACTTGATTGGTAAGCGAATGTAGTAGCTTCTCAAGTAATAATGGCTGCTTTTCACTTAAGCCGGAAATTTGCAACGTCATACCACTTTGGTGCGGATATAAGTGGTAGTGCATGCCGGCTAACTCAGCATTGTAATGAGCTTCTGTTACGTTGTCGGTAAATAAGTTGACGAATAGTCGGGTCATCGCGATGGTTTCGTCGCTACTGACACAATACGGGCTGTCTATGTTGAGATAAATATAACCCTTTGGAATGTTAAAGCTTTGGTCCTGTTTAAACCACACGGTTAAACCATTTTCTTTATTAATGATTTCCGGTTGGGTTTGCTCTTTTTCTTTAACGACGATTTCAGGCGCTTTGACAATGTAAGGGTTTTTCTCGGGCAAATGCAATGGTGCTAGCTCAGGCGGGTTTTGCCAAAGCGTCTTTTGCTGTTCGTTAAATGCGCTAACCTTGTATGGAACCTGATACCACTGGCTGGTTTTATCAAAGTTCAATTGTTTTGATACATGCATTACCCGTAGGTTATCAGGCGATAGATAAGCTAATATTTCAGATAAATACTGGTGATTCATGGCGGCCATTATATAGTCGCCGTATATATAATGCTCACTCGGGTAATAGTGCATATTCATTACCAGGTGACTCACCGACTCTATAGGCTTTACTTGCTCTTGAAAATTAAATGACAATGAAGCAATCGCCTTTTTTTCGTCGAAATAAATTTCATCAATTGGCTTTGCTTTTAACAGCTCGATATAACTAAAACAGGCAGCGATAATCTCATCGACATGCGCTTCTCCTTTCTCGGTCAAGGAGATTGAAATGTTAAAGTCTTTAAAATTTGAGCCGTGAATACCTGAGCCGGCACTTAATCTTAATGCCCAGTGTTGCTGTTTGAGGTATGACAATAAGCTACCAGGCCCTTCATGACCAAGTAAATAAGCAATGAGTGCTTCAGGCTTGTGCTGATAGTACCCGTCTAAACATGGCATCGCGAAGCTGACGATTAATTGTCTGTCATCTTTGACAGGGCAAACGTCAATTTTGATGCCCTGATGCTGCTTTTGATAGATTGGCTGTGCTATTTCGGCTTTTGGCGCGTTATTCGAAACAATAGGGCTAAAGTATTGCGTTGCAAGCCGCTCTAGCTCAGCTAGTGGTATTGGCCCCTCGAGCGCTAACGTCATATTTTGTGCATAGTAATGACGCTGATAAAAACTCACCAGCTCGTCGCGCACATTGCTGTTTTCTCTATCGGCTAAGGTGTCGATGTTGCCAACACTAAATTGAGAAAACGGGTGTTGTTGATTTATCGTTTCTTTGTGAACGTCGTAAAGCCTGCGAATATCGTCTTTTAATTTCAGCTTAAACTCGGCGTCGATATTCTGACGCTCTTTTTCGATAAAAGATTGCGATAACAATGGGTTGATAAAAAAGTCACTAAAGCGCTCAAGGGCTGCTTCAAACTGTTGATAAAAAATATCTAAGAAATAACAGGTGTGTTCTGTTGCGGTCCAAGCGTTATGATGGCCACCATTTTTAGCGATAAATTGCTGATACTCGTTGCCATCTGGAAAGTGCTTAGTACCGAGAAAAAGCATATGCTCGAGAAAATGTGCCATGCCTTGGCGGTCAATTGGATCGCTAAAGTGACCAACGTTGACGGCTAGGGCCGCAGCTGCCTTTTGGCTTTCGGTGTTTTCAATCAGCAAAACTCGTAAGCCATTAGCTAGCGTGAGCGAATGATAATTTTTATTGTCATTGGGGCTTTTTATCAAGCGTTTCTCCGAATTGAACTCTTCAATAACCGCTAACCAATTGGTATTAAATATAAAACTATACTAATTCTAGCTTAGTTCAAGCACTAATGTGTATCTAAATTGCTACTATTTGTTGAATAAAAAATTGACAAAAACTTCAAATAGACTTGAAACTACACGAAATCTGGTTACATTCAATTACACTATAGGTAATAATCGCAATTACCGAGCTAAAGCCTCTGGAAAACGCAGTTAGAGAGAAGTATGCATATATTCATCATGCGCCATGGTCACGCGATTGATCAAGCAGCATCAGATTCCCAACGACCGCTAAGTGAGAGTGGTCGTATTGAAGTGGCAAAAATGGCCGCGTTTTTACAAGAGCAGCAGCAATCTTTTGATGTGATTTATCAAAGCCCGTACACAAGGGCACAGCAAACGGCTGCCATTGTTGCTGAGCAGCTTGGTCTTACTGAAAAGTTACAAACGTTAGACATGATTACGCCAATGGGGCGGGCGAAAGATGTTCATGATTTTATCGACGGTACACTAAGTGAAGCGCCGTTCAAGAACATGCTTTTTGTTTGTCATATGCCAATCGTTAGTTACCTGGTTGAGTCGTTAAGTGCTGGTGCGAGCTCGCCGATTTTTCAAACGGCTGAAATTGCAAAAATAGCTTATGATCCCAGGGCTTGCTTAGGTGAGTTAGTCGCGACTTATTCGCCGTCGTCGAATCGTTAACCTAGCTCGGCCCAGTTAGCATTGGTGTTAGTGAAACTGACTAACGGACAAATTTATCTTTTAATTCCACTAGCACCAAAAGCGCGCCGTCACCGCCAAATTCGAGGGGCGCTTGATGGAAAGCCATAACATCAGGGTGTTGAACAAGCCAATGTGGTACTTTATTTTTAAGTATGCGAGAGCCAATACCGTGAACAATACATACACATTGGGCATGTTCTTTTTGGCAGGCGTAAAGTAGCGCTGCAATTTCTTTTTTCGCTTGGTGTTGGTCTAGCCCGTGCAAGTCTAAAATTAAGTCTGGCGGATATACGCCGCGACGCAAATTTTTAGCTTCAAAGCTATCAACATCTTCACGAACATACTTCATTGGCCCTTGTTGATTCAAATTGGGCTCAAATTCGTCGCTAAAGTGGAACTCAGCAAGCTGTTTTCTCGACTTATTTGTGCCGATTTGTGATTTGGGCTTGATGGTTCTTTTCGCTGGGTGTATCTTGTCTTGCACCATAGGCTTTATCTTGCCTATAGCGTCTTTAAACAACTGTTTTTCTTGTTCAGACAAAAGATCTTTAAATTTCATAGGCGCAGTCTAAATCATCTGGCTAAAATAACAAGAATTCAAACACAAGATATAACACAACGTATTTTCACAAGGGGTTTTCGGTGACAGACCAATTAAATGATCAACTACTCTCTGAGCTTTTTACGATCAATGATTTTGTAAGGTTTGGCGCAAGTGCGTTTAATCAGGCGGGGCTCTATTTTGGTCATGGTACCGACAACGCATGGGATGAAGCCGTTTTTCTGACCATGTTTACCTTAAATTTACCTGACAATTTATTTGCTCAAGTAGGTGATTGTAAATTAACCAAGCAAGAAAAGGTTGAGCTAGTTGCTATTTTTAAACGTCGCATTGATGAAGAAATTCCAGCGGCTTATCTCACCAATCAAGCTAACTTTGCTGGTTTGCCTTTTTATGTTGACGAGCGTGTTTTAGTGCCGCGTTCACCAATTGGCGAACTCATTCAGCAACAATTTAAGCAGCAATTACCTAAAGGTTTAAAACCTGAGCGTATTTTAGATTTATGTACCGGCAGCGGTTGTATTGCAATAGCTTGTGCTTATCAGTTTCCCGATGCTGAAGTCGATGCAGTTGACTTAAGTATTGATGCCTTAAACGTGTGTCAAATTAACATTGAAAGCCACGGTTTGATGGAACAAGTTATTCCAATTCAATCTGATATTTTCTCTGGGGTTGAAGGGCAGGTTTATGATTTAATTGTGACTAATCCACCTTATGTTGACCAAGAAGATGTCGATGCGCTTCCCAAAGAGTTTCTTCACGAGCCTGAAATGGGCTTGGGCAGTGGCAGTGATGGCTTAGACATCACCCGAAAAATACTGGCACAAGCGTCAGCGCATTTAACTGAGCAGGGCGTGTTGATTTGTGAAGTCGGTAATTCACAAGTCCACCTACAAGTTGAATATCCAGAGGTTGACTTTACTTGGTTAACTTTTGAAAAAGGTGGCCATGGGGTGTTTATGTTAACCAAAGCACAATTAGAACAACATTTAGCAATTTTTCGAGCAAGAGCGTAATTCATGTCAGGTAATACATTTGGAAAGTTATTCACCGTTACAACTTTTGGTGAGAGTCACGGCTTAGGTTTAGGCGCAATTATCGACGGTTGCCCGCCGGGGATTGAATTATCTGAAGCTGATTTACAACTTGATTTAGATCGCAGAAAACCCGGAACTTCAAGGTATACAACGGCGCGCCGTGAAGCAGACGAAGTTAAGATTATGTCTGGTGTTTTTGAAGGTAAAACCACAGGAACGCCAATTGGTTTAATCATTGAAAATACCGACCAACGCTCAAAGGATTACGGTAATATTGCCCAATCATTTCGCCCAGGGCACGCCGATTATACCTATAGCCAAAAATATGGCTTTAGAGATTATCGCGGCGGTGGCCGCTCGTCTGCCCGTGAAACGGCGATGCGCGTTGCAGCAGGCGCGGTCGCTAAAAAATATTTGAAACAAAAACTCGGTATTGAAATTCACGGTTGTGTCAGTCAAATTGCTGATATTAAAGCAGAGCAGTTCGATTGGCAGCAAGTTGAAGAAAATGCGTTTTTCTTCCCTGATGCAACGAAACTTGAGCAACTAGATGAGTTATTGCGCGGTATTATTCGCCAGAAAGACTCGATTGGTGCCAAAGTGACGGTTGTTGCTAAGCACGTACCTGTTGGCCTTGGTGAGCCTATATTTGATCGTTTAGATGCCGATATTGCTCATGCATTAATGGGGATCAATGCTGTTAAGGGCGTTGAAATTGGCGATGGCTTTGAGGTTGTTAATCAAAAGGGCTCTGAGCACAGAGATGAATTAACGCCCGATGGTTTTGCGACTAATCACGCCGGTGGCGTACTCGGTGGTATTTCGTCAGGCCAAGATATCGTTGCTCATATGGCACTAAAGCCAACGTCGAGTATTGGCGTGAGTGGCAAAACGATTGATGTCGATGGTAAAGAAATGGATATTGTTACCAAAGGGAGACACGATCCGTGTGTGGGTATTCGCGCAGTGCCAATTGCCGAAGCGATGCTAGCACTAACCTTAATGGATCACTTTATGCGCAACCGAGGACAAAATGCTGACGTAAATTGTCAGACACCGAAAATTTAAAGGTTAAAAGGTTGAAAGGTCGGAAAGAAAAAAGGTTAAAAACCTTTAAACCTTCCGACTTTTATCATTGAAACCTATTTCACTTCTTCGCCAGCAGCTTGTTTGTCGGCGTGGTAGCTCGAACGAACAAGTGGGCCACACGCTGCGTGTTCAAAGCCCATTTTTTCTGCTTCTCGTTTAAACATTTCAAATTCATCTGGGTGAACGTAACGTTCAACCGGCAAGTGATGCTTGCTCGGCTGTAAGTATTGGCCAATCGTTAACATGGTGACACCATGGGCACGCAGATCGCGCATTACTTCTAAAATTTCTTCATTGGTT carries:
- a CDS encoding EAL domain-containing protein codes for the protein MSFVFLLQLSLLLVLSPLSFASTFSQELKFDRFLTEHGLSQSTIIDIVEDQQGFIWLATEEGLNRFDGENFHVYKKDKNNPNSIADNLIRTILVDKTNTLWVGTGNGLSRYNRKFDNFDNYYHIKDEPSSLIDSEVWDIYQDNNGEIWVSTLEGIHKYDKENNDFRKIRIRGFEHKLKEVINIYQDHKGNYWFGTYGNGIFISNESLSFTFSLNDNSNKYGIHLNADSLFDIKYFDEHYWLATNLGVFKLNNALTVLTPISEVNRLNSGFPIRSISVYDENTLWLASADGLLIFNANTQSLSLQSSSAVNSSLSSNNTRKVLKSSLGKMYVGTYKGLSVFSPMYALFEHVPIGLSEGGASIEKLLELPDGSILLSSESEGLNRLIGDRVSKIDVPFASEINTLKRVDDNFFIAVTYQSELFKVNSNNFSYKSLGKINVQPSYLTSSQIAVNDEVIWYLDNENTLNAISLDTEEPIYYQDPVVGKSIYYSENRLWVLNNNAIYTLPVKGSVPEEITLNTKVSNALSDYEKIVIGNSHIWLTSSDTGVLLIHTDGQSIEFNTQTGLINNMISSLVLDNKDNAWVTTTKGVSILHPANGKIFNFYTDYKLQTNEAMYSSAIISSDQQFYYGGLNGIHKVDTDLGLSIKQEIKQPILSNLRVLNKNIKPSNKPNSILKFQLSETDIFTLNHKDSPFTFEFVSPNAPLIEQLVYRYKLEGLDEEWIETDRTNKRATYTNLSAGLYTFKVEAFDKYHPEIRQFNSIKLNILPPWWLSAKAIFVYVIMAMAIVAYFIQQARYKRQYNLQIKKSEERLKISLWGSGDEMWDWNISTGKIYRSNIWGILDFPQDGRRNLGTDQTNIHPQDIPRVRDALNEHFADDSTHFEATYRVKGKNDKWMWILDRGKIVERDKNNEPTRMTGTLKDISHIKTAEERLKLFAKCIENISDAVIIYDRQFITVDVNKAYQKITGASRQAMLGTSMKFVRYSEAFNQNVKKHLITKGSWHGEVESLRNNNELYLADLNIDVIRDENNNISHFVGVFSDITERKQTEAELRKLANSDTLTGLPNRSYFQAHQAKLVNNKTPHALLVFDLDNFKKINDSMGHEVGDVLLCKVADRILNIGRKQDSVYRLGGDEFSLIIENTNDIHTITSIAKDILKTIAQPLKLKNQELVLYSSIGIVLFPEDGASPQELLKNADTAMYHAKDLGGNKYQFFSESMNKQAVKRLQIENLIRHGLKEDFFSVFYQPKIEISTGKVSGMEALVRFETPTKGIISPGVFIPVSEETGQIIDIGEVVLRKSCVATKKWVDAGLFKGRIAVNLSAVQFTQPNLVKMISGILEETGLEAKYLELEITEGTVMDSPQEAIDTMLQIRSMGIHLSLDDFGTGYSSLAYLKKFPLNTLKIDKAFVDDIEHSDQGRNMVATIVTIAHNLGLNVVAEGVETEPQLSFLSGLRCEQMQGYLYSKPLSEKDFQNYLLSYRITDKSTKFTS
- a CDS encoding insulinase family protein — its product is MIKSPNDNKNYHSLTLANGLRVLLIENTESQKAAAALAVNVGHFSDPIDRQGMAHFLEHMLFLGTKHFPDGNEYQQFIAKNGGHHNAWTATEHTCYFLDIFYQQFEAALERFSDFFINPLLSQSFIEKERQNIDAEFKLKLKDDIRRLYDVHKETINQQHPFSQFSVGNIDTLADRENSNVRDELVSFYQRHYYAQNMTLALEGPIPLAELERLATQYFSPIVSNNAPKAEIAQPIYQKQHQGIKIDVCPVKDDRQLIVSFAMPCLDGYYQHKPEALIAYLLGHEGPGSLLSYLKQQHWALRLSAGSGIHGSNFKDFNISISLTEKGEAHVDEIIAACFSYIELLKAKPIDEIYFDEKKAIASLSFNFQEQVKPIESVSHLVMNMHYYPSEHYIYGDYIMAAMNHQYLSEILAYLSPDNLRVMHVSKQLNFDKTSQWYQVPYKVSAFNEQQKTLWQNPPELAPLHLPEKNPYIVKAPEIVVKEKEQTQPEIINKENGLTVWFKQDQSFNIPKGYIYLNIDSPYCVSSDETIAMTRLFVNLFTDNVTEAHYNAELAGMHYHLYPHQSGMTLQISGLSEKQPLLLEKLLHSLTNQVFCQDKFNLFKQQLIKHIKNTQDSKSISQLFSAVSSLLQPQKLDAEAYIKALENVAFEHFQQFYLRLFEKIYLELFIHGNWQRSHAEEITTVVKTAFNGSTHDNAQQEIPVIDTQGAGTLTHFLTLHEHDHATIVYFNFADKSVTTMAYAMIVSQLLSPHFFEQMRTEKQFGYLVGVGYVPTGYYPGMALYIQSPHTNSIKLLEAIEQFVSTSNSLISQLTEQEWYALRSGLAGQLLEKDATLRIKSQRFWGSITSHDTEFNNKAKLINAISNMELDEIKAFVSERLLDESGQNIAADHICLMTAKDLDLSVLSNTDRDLQEVSKKLQKTGKIKF
- the sixA gene encoding phosphohistidine phosphatase SixA is translated as MHIFIMRHGHAIDQAASDSQRPLSESGRIEVAKMAAFLQEQQQSFDVIYQSPYTRAQQTAAIVAEQLGLTEKLQTLDMITPMGRAKDVHDFIDGTLSEAPFKNMLFVCHMPIVSYLVESLSAGASSPIFQTAEIAKIAYDPRACLGELVATYSPSSNR
- the smrB gene encoding endonuclease SmrB → MKFKDLLSEQEKQLFKDAIGKIKPMVQDKIHPAKRTIKPKSQIGTNKSRKQLAEFHFSDEFEPNLNQQGPMKYVREDVDSFEAKNLRRGVYPPDLILDLHGLDQHQAKKEIAALLYACQKEHAQCVCIVHGIGSRILKNKVPHWLVQHPDVMAFHQAPLEFGGDGALLVLVELKDKFVR
- the prmB gene encoding 50S ribosomal protein L3 N(5)-glutamine methyltransferase, giving the protein MTDQLNDQLLSELFTINDFVRFGASAFNQAGLYFGHGTDNAWDEAVFLTMFTLNLPDNLFAQVGDCKLTKQEKVELVAIFKRRIDEEIPAAYLTNQANFAGLPFYVDERVLVPRSPIGELIQQQFKQQLPKGLKPERILDLCTGSGCIAIACAYQFPDAEVDAVDLSIDALNVCQINIESHGLMEQVIPIQSDIFSGVEGQVYDLIVTNPPYVDQEDVDALPKEFLHEPEMGLGSGSDGLDITRKILAQASAHLTEQGVLICEVGNSQVHLQVEYPEVDFTWLTFEKGGHGVFMLTKAQLEQHLAIFRARA
- the aroC gene encoding chorismate synthase, encoding MSGNTFGKLFTVTTFGESHGLGLGAIIDGCPPGIELSEADLQLDLDRRKPGTSRYTTARREADEVKIMSGVFEGKTTGTPIGLIIENTDQRSKDYGNIAQSFRPGHADYTYSQKYGFRDYRGGGRSSARETAMRVAAGAVAKKYLKQKLGIEIHGCVSQIADIKAEQFDWQQVEENAFFFPDATKLEQLDELLRGIIRQKDSIGAKVTVVAKHVPVGLGEPIFDRLDADIAHALMGINAVKGVEIGDGFEVVNQKGSEHRDELTPDGFATNHAGGVLGGISSGQDIVAHMALKPTSSIGVSGKTIDVDGKEMDIVTKGRHDPCVGIRAVPIAEAMLALTLMDHFMRNRGQNADVNCQTPKI